A genomic window from Sulfurospirillum multivorans DSM 12446 includes:
- the fliE gene encoding flagellar hook-basal body complex protein FliE, translating into MASTIDTLTALTNTSNTTVAKTDTTSSDFSKILQDSLEEINDTQVKGDKAMADLATGEVKDLHQAAIAINKAETSMKMMLEIRNKALSAYKEISKTQI; encoded by the coding sequence ATGGCCAGTACAATTGATACCCTTACAGCATTAACCAATACATCCAATACTACGGTTGCAAAGACAGATACCACCAGTAGTGATTTTTCAAAAATTTTACAAGATTCTCTTGAAGAGATTAACGACACCCAAGTCAAAGGTGATAAAGCAATGGCGGATCTTGCGACGGGTGAAGTCAAAGATTTGCACCAAGCAGCTATTGCTATTAACAAAGCAGAAACGAGTATGAAAATGATGTTAGAAATTCGTAACAAAGCTCTCAGCGCTTATAAAGAGATCTCGAAGACACAGATTTAA
- the flgC gene encoding flagellar basal body rod protein FlgC has protein sequence MAYLSSFDISSYGLSAQRFRMDVISSNIANANTTRTSEGGPYQRKDVVFKAIDFKKTLNAKIASDNNMLEYENPLDDPFLQEDANPAIMSVKVDKVVRDESEFRYKYEPSHPDANEEGYVAYPNINPVIEMANLVEATRAYQANVSAFQSAKSIAQSAIDILKG, from the coding sequence ATGGCCTATTTAAGCAGTTTTGATATTAGCAGTTACGGACTCTCTGCACAACGTTTTCGTATGGATGTGATCAGCTCCAACATTGCCAATGCCAACACAACACGTACGAGCGAAGGTGGACCTTATCAGCGTAAAGATGTTGTCTTTAAAGCGATTGATTTTAAAAAAACCTTAAATGCCAAAATTGCCAGTGATAACAACATGCTAGAGTACGAAAACCCCTTGGATGACCCATTCTTGCAAGAGGATGCCAATCCTGCTATAATGAGCGTTAAAGTGGATAAAGTCGTGCGCGATGAGAGTGAATTTAGATACAAATATGAGCCTTCACATCCGGATGCCAATGAAGAGGGTTATGTCGCTTATCCAAACATCAATCCTGTCATTGAGATGGCGAACCTTGTTGAAGCAACTCGCGCATACCAAGCAAACGTTTCCGCATTTCAGAGTGCAAAATCTATTGCACAAAGTGCGATTGATATTTTAAAAGGATAA
- the flgB gene encoding flagellar basal body rod protein FlgB, producing the protein MGFVTSKSNTLLEAGLNARAMRQDLVSSNIANIDTPFYKARDVDFETALIEKKKEIYGENSAATKLEMAQTDASHLSGTSGFDSSKSTVYLRDGHMARNDGNTVDLDVETSELGKNAMMFNALASGLQKNGLIFKSVIEYSSKI; encoded by the coding sequence ATGGGTTTTGTGACCTCTAAATCAAATACACTTTTAGAAGCAGGTCTTAACGCAAGAGCTATGAGACAAGATCTCGTCTCTAGTAATATTGCTAACATTGACACCCCTTTTTATAAAGCACGCGATGTTGATTTTGAAACAGCCTTGATTGAGAAGAAAAAAGAGATTTATGGTGAAAACAGCGCTGCAACAAAGCTTGAAATGGCGCAAACCGATGCGTCACACCTCAGTGGAACCAGCGGTTTTGATAGCTCAAAATCAACGGTTTATTTAAGAGATGGACATATGGCCAGGAACGATGGCAATACGGTCGATTTAGATGTAGAGACATCGGAGTTAGGTAAAAATGCAATGATGTTTAATGCGCTTGCATCAGGGCTACAAAAGAATGGTTTGATTTTTAAAAGCGTTATTGAATATTCGTCTAAAATATAA
- a CDS encoding FtsW/RodA/SpoVE family cell cycle protein encodes MQTDKILFSLCSFAIFVGIVFSLSLPVFTTLFFDYSEYHFFIRQFAVGMVCITIMWALSQIDPDKFLIHIGFTIFFSCLFLMGVMHYLPESLVTSAGGAKRWIRLPGFSLAPVEFFKIGFVYFLAWSFARKLNNNKKTLKEEMTLILPYLAVFVLVIYLIAVMQNDLGQVVVLALTLAVMAFFAGTSLQLFMLAMLGSIFVFLIAIFSSTHRIIRIKTWWATIQNMVLSLFPENIAAVLRVEDAPEPYQISHSLNAIKHGGLFGEGIGNGMFKLGYLSEVHTDFALAGIAEELGALGVTILTLVIITIIYRIFKIASRSTNKVYYLFSLGIGLLIVFSFLMNAYGITSITPIKGISVPFISYGGSAILALSVGIGMVLMISKKAKL; translated from the coding sequence ATGCAAACAGATAAAATACTTTTTTCACTTTGTTCCTTTGCCATCTTTGTAGGCATTGTTTTTTCACTGTCTCTGCCCGTGTTTACAACACTCTTCTTTGACTATTCTGAGTACCATTTTTTTATTCGACAATTTGCTGTGGGTATGGTCTGCATCACCATTATGTGGGCTCTTTCACAGATAGATCCTGACAAATTTCTCATCCATATCGGCTTTACCATTTTTTTCAGTTGCCTTTTTTTGATGGGCGTGATGCACTACCTCCCCGAGTCCTTAGTTACCTCCGCGGGAGGCGCAAAACGGTGGATCAGGCTTCCTGGATTTTCACTCGCACCCGTTGAGTTTTTCAAAATTGGTTTTGTCTACTTTTTGGCGTGGAGTTTTGCACGAAAACTCAATAATAATAAAAAAACACTCAAAGAAGAAATGACGCTTATTTTGCCTTATTTAGCCGTTTTTGTCTTGGTGATTTATCTGATCGCCGTGATGCAAAATGACCTCGGACAAGTGGTGGTTCTCGCGCTCACCCTTGCAGTTATGGCATTTTTTGCAGGAACTAGTCTACAACTTTTTATGCTCGCGATGCTAGGCTCTATTTTTGTCTTTCTCATCGCTATTTTTAGCTCCACGCACCGTATTATTAGGATTAAAACATGGTGGGCAACGATTCAAAATATGGTTCTCTCACTTTTTCCTGAAAATATTGCTGCGGTACTTCGCGTGGAAGATGCCCCTGAGCCATACCAAATCTCACACTCACTTAATGCGATTAAGCACGGTGGACTTTTTGGTGAAGGCATTGGAAACGGCATGTTTAAACTAGGCTATCTCAGTGAAGTGCATACTGACTTTGCACTTGCCGGCATTGCTGAAGAGCTTGGAGCGCTTGGTGTAACAATCCTTACGCTTGTGATCATCACCATTATTTACCGCATCTTTAAAATTGCGAGTCGAAGTACCAATAAGGTCTACTACCTCTTCTCCTTAGGCATCGGACTTTTAATTGTTTTCTCCTTTTTGATGAATGCGTATGGCATTACTTCCATTACTCCAATCAAAGGTATTTCCGTTCCCTTTATCAGCTACGGAGGAAGCGCCATTTTAGCGCTCTCTGTAGGCATTGGGATGGTGCTGATGATCAGCAAAAAGGCAAAATTATGA
- the murG gene encoding undecaprenyldiphospho-muramoylpentapeptide beta-N-acetylglucosaminyltransferase codes for MIAITGGGTGGHLVIARAIKEELNRRGIKPIYIGSTAGQDKAWFEHDAGFEKTYFLESQGVVNKKGVRKLLVLFCILRSAFTCKTLFKKHQIDALFSVGGYSAAPASFGALLCGIPLYIHEQNAIQGKLNSLLRPFCKAFFSSYDPKAIHTSYPVSEAFFTIQRERTTLKTIIFLGGSQGASFINALAQKMAPLFHQEGIAIIHQTGQKEFEAMKAFYVHAGIPADVFDFSKEIPAKLALADFAISRSGASTLWELCAAGVPALFIPLPHAAANHQYFNAKALADQNVALILSQSSAFEPKALLEQIQQLDLLSTSQRLMQMIQKGGAKEIVDVMLQTQKKEKPC; via the coding sequence ATGATCGCAATAACGGGTGGAGGCACAGGTGGGCATTTGGTTATTGCGCGTGCGATTAAAGAAGAGCTCAACAGACGTGGTATTAAGCCTATTTACATTGGCTCCACAGCAGGACAAGATAAAGCATGGTTTGAACACGATGCTGGTTTTGAAAAAACCTACTTTCTTGAGAGTCAAGGCGTTGTCAATAAAAAAGGGGTTCGTAAGCTCCTTGTTCTCTTCTGCATTCTTCGTTCCGCCTTTACATGTAAAACACTTTTTAAAAAACATCAAATTGATGCTCTCTTTTCTGTAGGTGGCTATTCAGCGGCTCCTGCATCCTTTGGTGCACTCCTATGCGGTATCCCTTTGTACATTCATGAACAAAATGCCATTCAAGGGAAACTCAATTCGCTCCTACGTCCGTTTTGCAAAGCTTTTTTTAGCTCGTACGATCCAAAGGCGATACATACGAGTTATCCTGTAAGTGAAGCCTTCTTTACGATTCAAAGAGAACGCACAACGCTTAAAACAATAATCTTTTTGGGTGGAAGCCAAGGTGCTTCGTTTATCAATGCTCTTGCGCAAAAAATGGCACCCTTGTTCCACCAAGAGGGTATTGCGATTATTCACCAAACAGGGCAAAAAGAGTTTGAAGCGATGAAAGCATTTTACGTTCATGCAGGCATACCTGCGGATGTGTTCGATTTTTCCAAAGAGATCCCTGCAAAACTAGCTTTGGCAGATTTTGCCATTAGTCGCTCAGGTGCAAGTACCCTCTGGGAGCTTTGCGCAGCAGGTGTGCCTGCTCTGTTTATTCCCTTGCCTCATGCAGCCGCCAATCATCAGTATTTTAACGCTAAAGCACTCGCCGATCAAAACGTAGCGCTCATCCTTTCACAAAGCAGTGCCTTTGAGCCAAAAGCACTGTTAGAACAAATCCAACAGCTTGATCTGCTCAGCACGTCACAGCGCTTAATGCAGATGATTCAAAAAGGTGGCGCAAAAGAAATTGTTGATGTGATGTTACAAACCCAAAAAAAGGAGAAACCATGCTAG
- a CDS encoding GNAT family N-acetyltransferase: protein MLENLIVRIATRDDAKEIATFNVLFAKETVNKNVPLALTTEGVHQVFAKFHNGFYIIATIENVIVGLAMITREWSDWNNGAYYCIQSIFVTDHEHEKEIHDALLDKAKVLAKEHYDVCGIRLYVHKDDKATQKSYEELGLQKTKYRLFEETF, encoded by the coding sequence ATGCTAGAAAATCTTATCGTTCGTATTGCCACAAGGGATGATGCCAAAGAGATCGCAACGTTTAACGTTCTTTTTGCCAAAGAAACTGTCAATAAAAATGTTCCTCTCGCCCTCACCACAGAAGGTGTTCATCAAGTCTTTGCAAAATTCCATAATGGGTTTTATATCATTGCCACCATTGAAAATGTCATTGTTGGATTGGCTATGATCACGAGAGAGTGGAGTGATTGGAATAACGGTGCTTATTACTGCATTCAGAGTATTTTTGTCACGGACCATGAGCATGAAAAAGAGATTCACGATGCACTTTTAGATAAAGCAAAAGTATTAGCCAAAGAGCATTACGACGTATGTGGCATCAGACTTTATGTACATAAAGATGATAAAGCAACACAAAAATCTTATGAAGAATTAGGATTACAAAAAACGAAGTACAGGTTGTTCGAAGAGACGTTTTAA
- a CDS encoding thioredoxin fold domain-containing protein: protein MKKWFQILMMVMLSVLSLKAEFLGIERQKALRENKLILLSIEKEGCPYCIKMQKDIFDVPKFNQRIAKNYLHVSINGEDPTLPQALHVKYFPTNLILSPRDLSIIDEFAGYSDPASFIELLDIVYAQEFK, encoded by the coding sequence ATGAAAAAATGGTTTCAAATATTAATGATGGTTATGCTAAGTGTTCTTTCTTTAAAAGCCGAATTTTTGGGAATAGAGCGCCAAAAAGCACTGAGGGAAAATAAACTCATTCTTTTAAGTATTGAAAAAGAGGGATGTCCGTATTGCATTAAGATGCAAAAAGATATTTTTGATGTACCAAAATTTAATCAGCGCATTGCTAAAAACTATTTACATGTAAGCATTAATGGAGAAGATCCTACATTGCCACAAGCGTTACATGTAAAGTATTTTCCTACTAATTTGATTTTATCGCCCCGTGATCTTAGCATCATCGATGAATTTGCAGGCTACAGTGATCCTGCAAGTTTTATAGAGCTGCTCGATATAGTATACGCGCAAGAGTTTAAGTAA
- a CDS encoding DMT family transporter — MEKNQSKSYLFAISAVLLWSTVASAFKLTLAYFDALQLLLYASFFSLCVFFTAMCYQKKFDTLLIYSKKTYLQLALLGLINPFIYYLILFRAYELLPAQEAQPINYTWALTLTYLSVFILKQKLSLYDFLAGLMCYCGVLVISTHGDLWNFSFTSPTGVFLALFSTVLWSLYWLYNTKLHVDPLVGLFINFLFGVPAILLYALVTSHPLTFNLYGFLGSMYIGVFEMGITFILWLQAMKLSTNTAKIANLIFISPFLSLLFISFFVGETILFSTFIGLIFIIMGLLIQQRKRVIHR; from the coding sequence TTGGAAAAAAATCAATCAAAATCTTATTTATTTGCCATTAGTGCTGTTTTACTTTGGTCAACGGTTGCAAGTGCTTTTAAACTTACATTAGCCTATTTTGATGCGTTGCAACTTCTTCTTTATGCTTCATTTTTTTCATTATGCGTCTTTTTTACTGCTATGTGCTATCAAAAAAAATTTGACACACTTTTAATCTATTCAAAAAAAACCTATTTACAACTTGCATTGTTGGGCCTAATCAATCCATTTATATACTATCTAATCCTTTTTCGCGCCTATGAGCTTTTGCCTGCCCAAGAGGCACAGCCTATTAATTACACATGGGCATTGACATTGACGTATCTATCTGTGTTTATCTTAAAACAAAAATTGAGTCTCTATGATTTTCTAGCAGGGCTTATGTGTTACTGTGGCGTTTTAGTCATCTCGACACATGGTGATCTTTGGAATTTCTCGTTCACAAGCCCCACAGGTGTCTTTCTAGCGCTATTTTCGACGGTGTTATGGTCACTCTATTGGCTTTACAATACTAAATTACATGTAGACCCACTGGTTGGTCTTTTTATCAATTTTCTCTTTGGCGTTCCTGCTATTTTACTCTATGCTCTTGTAACGTCGCATCCTCTAACATTTAATCTTTATGGTTTTCTTGGTTCAATGTACATAGGAGTTTTTGAAATGGGCATTACCTTTATTTTGTGGTTACAAGCGATGAAACTAAGCACAAACACTGCAAAAATTGCAAATCTTATTTTTATCTCTCCTTTTTTGTCTCTATTGTTTATCTCTTTTTTTGTAGGCGAAACTATTCTCTTTTCTACCTTTATTGGGTTGATTTTTATTATAATGGGCTTATTGATCCAACAAAGAAAGAGAGTGATTCATAGATGA
- a CDS encoding prepilin-type N-terminal cleavage/methylation domain-containing protein, with protein MKKAFTMLELVFVIVVVGILSYFAASSFQRNPLREAADQLVSHIRYTQHLAMQDDRFNDPSIPDSQYWYRTRWQIVFSTNDATANRQPSYSIFRNLDYDTAVDRSELAKNPLSPEKYLTGGIPGYTNLDITNDSLFAGTKELNLGTKYGITGLAWTNNCSSGSKIGFDYLGRPLQGPIRSYDSSYPSGKIISTDCNITLSYNQQNIVITIKPETGYTYISSQND; from the coding sequence ATGAAAAAAGCGTTTACGATGCTTGAACTGGTATTTGTCATTGTTGTCGTAGGCATTTTATCGTACTTTGCAGCATCAAGTTTTCAACGCAATCCACTTCGTGAAGCTGCTGACCAACTTGTGAGTCATATTCGCTATACACAACATCTTGCGATGCAGGATGATAGGTTTAACGATCCATCTATCCCTGATTCACAATATTGGTATAGGACAAGGTGGCAAATTGTTTTTTCAACAAATGATGCAACTGCAAATCGTCAACCTTCTTACTCTATCTTTAGAAATTTGGATTATGATACTGCCGTGGATAGAAGTGAACTCGCAAAAAACCCATTGAGTCCAGAAAAATACCTTACAGGAGGAATTCCAGGGTATACTAATTTAGATATTACAAATGACAGCTTATTTGCAGGAACGAAAGAATTAAATTTAGGAACAAAATATGGTATTACAGGGTTAGCATGGACAAATAATTGTAGTTCAGGAAGCAAGATAGGCTTTGATTATCTTGGAAGACCATTACAAGGTCCTATAAGAAGCTATGATTCTTCTTATCCAAGTGGAAAAATAATCTCTACAGATTGCAATATAACACTTTCATATAATCAACAAAACATTGTAATAACGATAAAACCAGAAACAGGTTACACTTATATTTCTTCCCAAAATGACTAA